AGTGATCTGCCGATCCGAATATCGTTTCGTCCTCGGCCGCCCCGCCTGCCATCGGGGGCAGGACGATGAGGAAGAAGAGGGCTGTCGCGGCGAGTCTCATCTTTGGCACCTTCCGAACGGGGAAGCGGTTACTGTAGTAATACGTAGAATTCCTGCCCGCATCAGGCGGCGTCGGCCAGATCCAGGGAGAGACTCGATGGCGAAACCCCGTACCAGCCAGGGCTCGCGTAGGCTCCCGGTCGCTGCCTTCGTCGGTGGCGTCGTGTTCTGTGTCTTGGCTTGTGGCTCTTCCGAGGAACCGACGGTCGCAGTCCAGGATCCGGTTTCGGCCCGTGTCGACATGTACGACAACACGTTCTACCCGCGAGTCGTGCGAATTCCCGTCGGCGAAAGTGTCCGTTGGGTGAACGTCGGACGCAACCCGCATAACGCCGTGGCGGACGATTGGTCGTGGTCCACGGAAGCAGACTACGGTGATCTCACGATGCCCGCGGAGTCCGAGGCATCGGTCGAGTTCCAGGAAGCAGGTGTCTTTCCGTATTTCTGTACGTTCCATGGTGCCCCCGGCGGAATCGCGATGGCTGGAGTCGTCGTCGTTGGCGATGTGGAATTCGCGGAGGCAGAGAGCGCAGGTCCGAGCGTCGTATCCGTGGCCTCGGGTATCACCCGGCACGTCCCAGAGGACTATCCGACCATTCAGGCGGGTGTGGACGCAGCCAGCCCTGGCGATCTGGTGCTGGTCGATCGGGGCATCTACCGCGAAGAGGTGCTGGTGACGACTCCGTCTCTGGTCATTCGCGGAGTCGATCGCAACGAAGTCATCGTCGACGGCGAGTTCTTGCGCGGAAACGGCGTGCTCGTGCTTGCGGATGGTGTGGCCATCGAGAACATGACGGCTCGGAATGCCGTCCAGAACGGATTCTTCTGGACCGGGATCACCGGGTATCGGGCGTCCTACCTGACGGCCTACAACAATGGGCTCTATGGCGTCTACGCATTCGATTCGACCGATGGCCTCTTCGAGCACTCATGGGCCTCGGGGTCTCCGGATTCCGGGTTCTATGTCGGGCAATGCCAGCCCTGCAAGATGGTGATCCGCCACGTCATTTCCGAGAACAACGCCCTCGGCTACTCCGGCACGAACTCGGGGGGCGACCTCTACATCGTCAGCTCGATCTGGAGACATAACATTGCGGGAATCGGGCCCAACACCCTGGACTCGGAGCTTCTGCCGCCGCAACGGAGATCGACGATCGTCGCCAACCTCGTCGTGGCCAACGGCAATCCGGAGGCACCGACGCTTCCGTTGACCCGGCCCGTCCTCGGGATGGGAATCGTTCTCGCCGGTGGCCTGGAAAACGTGGTCGAGCGGAATCTGGTCGTGGGTCATCAGGATCACGGGATCGTCGTCATGCCGAACCAGCACGAGAACTTCTGGCCCGCCAAGGACAATGTGATCCGGAAGAACATCATCCGGCGTTCTGGCCGTGCGGACCTCGCGCTCGCCGGCCCCTCGAGCAGCGGGAATTGCTTCGAGGCCAACGATTTCGAGACGAGTGCTCCGCCAGGGCTGGAGGTCTTTCACGGCTGTCGGGGGCTACGCCTTCCGCTCGGCTGGGACATGCTGCCCAGTCTGGCCGTCCTTCGTCGGGTCGACTGGGCAAATAGTCCGAACTTCGAGTCCTCGGACTACAAGGTGCAACCCGTACCACCCGATCAGCCGCTCATGCCCGGCGGCGTTTCCGCGCCGGTCCGGCCCGCCGTGGATGTCTTCGAGGGGCTCGACTTCGATCTCGCTTCGGCGGAGCTGCCTCCGGAGGCCGACGCCTATCAGGGCGGAGAGACACCGGATTCCCTCCTTCCCGACTACGCGCGGGCCAGTGCACCCGGCCTTCTGGTCTCCCTGCTGATGCGTTGGTCGTACTACCTCCCGGCAGTCTCTGCTCTTGCCTGCCTGGCGCTCGGCCTGGCAGGGAGGTGGCGATTCGGGGCTGGCATCCTCGTGGCGGGATTGCTCGTCAGCGGGATCCTGCTGATGATCGGTGTCCGAAGCCTGGCGGGTGTGTAGGTGCCCGTGAGGCGTCGCGATCTCATGCGGCTCCTGCTCGGCGGCGGCGTCGCAGCGGGGACGGGCCTGGCAGGCGCGCGAGCACAGGCCGACGCGTACGCCGATGACGCCGCAACCGGGATGCACGAGATGCCCGCCCCCGTCGTCCAGTCCGGCTACGGAGGTGACGCGGATCCGCCTGCCCGACTGGGCGCAAAGGCGCTCGATGCCCTGTCGATACCACCGCCTCCCGAATTTTCCAAGCCCGGCCGTGTGCGCGAGGTGTCACTCTGGGTGAACGAGCGACCGATCGAGGTCGCCCAGGGAAAGACATTTGCCGCATGGACATACAATGATCGCGTGCCGGGCCCGCTGATTCGGGCCACCGAGGGCGACGAACTCCTGATCCATTTCCGGAACACGGGGATGCATCCCCACAATGTGCATTTCCATGGACGGCATGCCGTAAGCCAGGATGGCTGGCAGCCCGTTCCAGCTGGCGCATCCGAAACGTATCGCTTTCGGGCCGGCCCGGCCGGGCTCCATCCCTACCATTGCCATGCGCTTCCGGTTTCACGGCATATCGCGAAGGGGCTCTACGGCGCATTGATCGTCGATCCGACCACACCAAGGGCTCCGGCCCACGAATTCAATCTCGTGCTATGCGGCTTCGATCTGGATGGCGACGGGCGAAACGAGCTCTATGCATGGAACGGAGTTGCGGGCTTCTTCGCACGCTTTCCAATCAAAGTCCCCGCCGGTGAGCTCGTCCGGCTCTACATCACGAACATGGTGAGCGGAGATCCTGTCGCTTCGTTCCATCTGCACGCCGAGACCTTCGATGTCTACAGGACGGGGACGAGCCTCGAGCCGGACGAGCACACGGACGTCGTGACCCTCGCTCAAGCCGAGCGGGCGATCGTCGAGTTCCGTTTGCCCGAGCGAGGCCGCTACATGTTTCATCCCCACCAGGTGCACATGGCTGAACGAGGGGCGATGGGCTGGTTCTCTGCGATCTGATGCGAACCGTGGTCCGGCTAGAACTCGAGCTGCCTCGTGAGGACGGTGGTGTCGCCCCCGTGCA
The window above is part of the bacterium genome. Proteins encoded here:
- a CDS encoding plastocyanin; protein product: MAKPRTSQGSRRLPVAAFVGGVVFCVLACGSSEEPTVAVQDPVSARVDMYDNTFYPRVVRIPVGESVRWVNVGRNPHNAVADDWSWSTEADYGDLTMPAESEASVEFQEAGVFPYFCTFHGAPGGIAMAGVVVVGDVEFAEAESAGPSVVSVASGITRHVPEDYPTIQAGVDAASPGDLVLVDRGIYREEVLVTTPSLVIRGVDRNEVIVDGEFLRGNGVLVLADGVAIENMTARNAVQNGFFWTGITGYRASYLTAYNNGLYGVYAFDSTDGLFEHSWASGSPDSGFYVGQCQPCKMVIRHVISENNALGYSGTNSGGDLYIVSSIWRHNIAGIGPNTLDSELLPPQRRSTIVANLVVANGNPEAPTLPLTRPVLGMGIVLAGGLENVVERNLVVGHQDHGIVVMPNQHENFWPAKDNVIRKNIIRRSGRADLALAGPSSSGNCFEANDFETSAPPGLEVFHGCRGLRLPLGWDMLPSLAVLRRVDWANSPNFESSDYKVQPVPPDQPLMPGGVSAPVRPAVDVFEGLDFDLASAELPPEADAYQGGETPDSLLPDYARASAPGLLVSLLMRWSYYLPAVSALACLALGLAGRWRFGAGILVAGLLVSGILLMIGVRSLAGV
- a CDS encoding multicopper oxidase domain-containing protein, with the translated sequence MRRRDLMRLLLGGGVAAGTGLAGARAQADAYADDAATGMHEMPAPVVQSGYGGDADPPARLGAKALDALSIPPPPEFSKPGRVREVSLWVNERPIEVAQGKTFAAWTYNDRVPGPLIRATEGDELLIHFRNTGMHPHNVHFHGRHAVSQDGWQPVPAGASETYRFRAGPAGLHPYHCHALPVSRHIAKGLYGALIVDPTTPRAPAHEFNLVLCGFDLDGDGRNELYAWNGVAGFFARFPIKVPAGELVRLYITNMVSGDPVASFHLHAETFDVYRTGTSLEPDEHTDVVTLAQAERAIVEFRLPERGRYMFHPHQVHMAERGAMGWFSAI